The following nucleotide sequence is from Nitrospira sp..
AGCCGACGCCTCAATTTCTCGACGTGATCGATGAGCCGGAGGCGTTGTTCTCCATCGCGCGCTCTTTGGGGATTACGAAGGCCCTGATCACCGAGACACGCGTTCCCGTTCAGGTAGTCTCCACGGGGTTGCCCGTCATCATCGTGCCGGTGCGGACACTCACGGCGGTGCGGTCGATCGTGCCCGATGTGGCCGCCATTGCCGAATTGTCCCAACAGTATGGAGCGAACGGCATCATGGTGTTCAGCACGATGACGGTGGAGCAGACGTCCACCGTGCACACCAGGATGTTCGCGCCGATGATCGGTATCGTGGAAGATCCTGCCACCGGCAGCGCTAGCGGGGCCTTGGGTGCCTACTTAGTGCAACAGGGAGTGGTGGACATCGGGCCGGTGAGCGAGATCACCGCCGAGCAGGGATACGAGATCGATCGACCCTCGCGTATCTTGATTCAGGTCGATTCCGACGACGATATGATTCAGGGAGTGCGGGTCGGGGGACAGGCGGTGATGGTGGTGGAAGGGGCCCTGACGTTTTAGCGGTGTGCCGCAAGGTGGGTGACGATGAACGCGGTCGTGTTTCACGAGCATGGTGGGCCGGGCAAATTGCAATATCAAGAAATGCCCACGCCGACGATCGGCCCGCATGAGGTGCTGGTCCGAGTGAAGGCCTGCGCGCTGAACCATCTCGATGTCTGGATCAGGCAGGGGAGCCCGGCCTATCCTATGCCGCTCCCGCACATCTCCGGTTCGGACATTGCGGGGATCGTTGAACAGGTGGGTGACCATGCCGCGCAGGCGGCGGTGGGCGACCGGGTCTACGTGTCTCCCGGCGTCGGCT
It contains:
- a CDS encoding PhzF family phenazine biosynthesis protein, giving the protein MAEERRLQFYQADVFTDEPFGGNPVAVFPDAEGLSDVELQQIAREMNLSETVFVFPPTDPAAVVKIRIFTPTQEIPFAGHPVIGTFFVLGTLKRLALKEPVTTVMQECNLGLFPVEIHARSGVVERVVMSQPTPQFLDVIDEPEALFSIARSLGITKALITETRVPVQVVSTGLPVIIVPVRTLTAVRSIVPDVAAIAELSQQYGANGIMVFSTMTVEQTSTVHTRMFAPMIGIVEDPATGSASGALGAYLVQQGVVDIGPVSEITAEQGYEIDRPSRILIQVDSDDDMIQGVRVGGQAVMVVEGALTF